A region of Fusarium keratoplasticum isolate Fu6.1 chromosome 6, whole genome shotgun sequence DNA encodes the following proteins:
- a CDS encoding DUF2263 domain-containing protein, which yields MSSNSGQGQGQGTLDMWLSKKPSSKPAASTSEQPSSSSTPASSSSQPSRSWRNRRKDPWRQGAGLAAVAKETRTVLPDILNGLPDIEASKSEALYYETLQPLKAAECPKRTPSGTATIKIVNDDSFNAAIDLASSKDPSSGRVAVLNMASNVSPGGGWLKGARAQEEALCYRSSLYLSLHRRYYPWKQRMGVYSPDVVIIRSDQDSGHKLLMPDVDVENLPIVSVLSIAALRTPPVARAAEKQPDGSYIDRLVFANPADRDMTKIKMRICLRMAARRNHGLLVLGALGCGAFRNPPKEVAHCWLEVLQEPEFQGGWWEEVWFAVFDRRNEGNLEVFEEVLGGVEV from the coding sequence ATGTCCTCCAACTccggccaaggccaaggccagggaACGCTGGATATGTGGCTCTCCAAGAAACCATCATCCAAGCCCGCCGCTTCTACCTCTGAgcagccatcttcatcatcaacaccagcttcatcatcgtctcaACCTTCTCGTTCATGGCGCAACAGGCGCAAAGACCCTTGGAGGCAAGGCGCCGggctcgccgccgtcgccaagGAGACGCGAACAGTTCTCCCCGACATTCTCAATGGGTTGCCCGACATCGAGGCCAGCAAATCCGAGGCGCTCTACTACGAAACTCTTCAACCGCTCAAGGCTGCTGAATGTCCCAAGCGCACACCTTCAGGAACAGCAACTATCAAGATCGTCAACGATGACTCTTTCAATGCCGCCATCGACCTCGCTTCTTCAAAGGATCCCTCATCTGGCCGCGTCGCAGTCTTGAATATGGCCAGCAATGTGAGCCCAGGCGGAGGATGGCTAAAGGGAGCGCGCGCCCAGGAGGAAGCCCTTTGTTATCGCAGCTCGCTGTATCTGTCCCTACATCGACGATACTACCCATGGAAGCAGCGCATGGGTGTCTACAGCCCAGATGTTGTCATCATTCGCTCTGATCAGGATTCCGGGCACAAACTCCTCATGCCTGATGTTGACGTTGAGAACCTTCCCATCGTCAGCGTACTGAGCATTGCCGCTCTGCGCACGCCACCTGTTGCCAGAGCCGCGGAGAAGCAACCCGACGGCTCATATATCGACAGGCTCGTCTTTGCGAACCCCGCAGATCGTGATATGACGAAGATCAAGATGAGAATATGTTTGCGAATGGCGGCGAGACGGAATCATGGGCTACTCGTGCTTGGTGCCCTGGGATGCGGTGCGTTCAGGAATCCGCCGAAGGAAGTGGCTCACTGTTGGTTGGAGGTTCTGCAGGAGCCAGAGTTCCAAGGCGGTTGGTGGGAGGAGGTGTGGTTTGCCGTGTTTGATCGAAGAAACGAAGGAAACCTCGAGGTATTCGAAGAGGTGCTTGGCGGCGTGGAGGTCTGA
- a CDS encoding Fructose-bisphosphate aldolase, translated as MGVQDVLTRKTGVIVGDDVLRLFEYARENQFAIPAINVTSSSTVVAALEAARDAKAPIILQFSQGGAAYFAGKGVSNGDQAASIAGSVAAAHFVRSLAPTYGIPVVLHTDHCAKKLLPWLDGMLDADEAYFKANGEPLFSSHMIDLSEESVEWNVETTAKYLKRAAPMKQWLEMEIGITGGEEDGVNNEDVDNASLYTQPEDILNIYNTLSAISPYFSIAAGFGNVHGVYKPGNVKLHPELLGKHQEHVKAAIGSENPKPVFFVFHGGSGSSKQEYLDAISHGVVKVNMDTDMQFAYCSGIRDYMVNKKDYVSTAVGNPDGEDKPNKKYFDPRVWVREGEKTMTARVAEALKDFNTAGTV; from the exons ATGGGCGTCCAAGATGTTCTGACCCGCAAGACCGGCGTCATTGTCGGCGACGATGTTCTCCGTCTGTTCGAGTACGCTCGTGAGAACCAGTTTGCCATCCCCGCCATC AACGtcacctcttcctccaccgtcgtcgctgctctCGAGGCTGCCCGCGATGCCAAGGCCCCTATCATCCTCCAGTTCTCCCAGGGCGGTGCCGCCTACTTTGCTGGCAAG GGTGTGAGCAACGGTGACCAGGCCGCCTCCATTGCCGGCTCTGTCGCTGCTGCCCACTTCGTCCGCTCCCTCGCTCCCACCTACGGCATCCCCGTCGTCCTTCACACCGACCACTgcgccaagaagctcctcccCTGGCTCGACGGCATGctcgatgccgatgaggcCTActtcaaggccaacggcgAGCCCCTTTTCTCCTCCCACATGATCGATCTCTCTGAGGAGTCTGTTGAGTGGAACGTCGAGACCACCGCCAAGTACCTCAAGCGTGCTGCCCCCATGAAGCAGTggctcgagatggagattgGTATCACCGgtggtgaggaggatggtgtcAACAACGAGGACGTTGACAACGCCTCCCTCTACACTCAGCCCGAGGACATCCTCAACATCTACAACACCCTCTCTGCCATCTCTCCCTACTTCTCCATTGCCGCTGGCTTCGGCAACGTCCACGGTGTCTACAAGCCTGGCAACGTCAAGCTCCACCCCGAGCTCCTCGGCAAGCACCAGGAGCACGTCAAGGCCGCCATTGGCTCTGAGAACCCCAagcccgtcttcttcgtcttccacggcggctctggctcctccAAGCAGGAGTACCTCGATGCCATCAGCCACGGTgtcgtcaaggtcaacatgGACACTGACATGCAGTTCGCCTACTGCTCTGGTATCCGTGACTACATGGTCAACAAGAAGGACTACGTCAGCACCGCTGTCGGCAACCCCGACGGTGAGGACAAGCCCAACAAGAAGTACTTTGAC CCCCGTGTCTGGGTCCGCGAGGGTGAGAAGACCATGACTGCCCGTGTCGCcgaggccctcaaggacTTCAACACTGCCGGTACTGTCTAA